In Planctomycetia bacterium, the following are encoded in one genomic region:
- a CDS encoding DUF2207 domain-containing protein, translating into MSLRAFFLALIAFVLAGPAFAAEQINRFDVLVELETSGDVTITETLNVTAEGNQIQRGIFRDLPRFFEGQGERYEFGYRILSVTRDGGEEKYETETEGNAYRIRIGDPDVYIENGEHVYELRYRVSNQVRYFESYDEVYWNATGSYWAFPIAQARAVIQLPPGAVVTQSAAYTGKAGEAGSAFRYEAQGDRHIFETTRPLQPGEGLTVAVGFEKGLIDPPSAADQGALWWQRNGALAILATSLGGLFLFLYRSWDRVGRDPAKSPVFPRYEAPRGLSPAAVHRIYHRALSDNRALIATLMNLAIKGRLTIDASEKKETHLARVPAAPDSHDIPEEDLALERAIFGGDDTRTLGGQYDSSFTAAYAAFKEKLGRKYGSTYFRWNVGYTMVALVVSVIAFAIAATQVVNWTLWHTLAIVALAALNMVFLYLMPAPTVKGQEVRTEIEGFRLYMQTAEKLQLNAATPGSQQPPMMTKERYERFLPYAVALGVEAPWTKYFEHVLPQEAGRYNPGWSSGQFTGSRALGAVSGALIANMNSGVVSAMPQSSGSSGSGGGGSSGGGGGGGGGGGW; encoded by the coding sequence CGTTCGTCTTGGCCGGTCCTGCCTTCGCCGCCGAACAGATCAATCGCTTCGATGTGCTCGTCGAGCTCGAAACCAGCGGCGATGTCACCATCACCGAAACACTCAACGTCACCGCCGAAGGAAACCAGATCCAGCGGGGCATTTTCCGCGACTTGCCGCGTTTCTTCGAAGGCCAAGGCGAGCGCTACGAATTTGGTTATCGCATCCTCAGCGTCACTCGCGATGGAGGCGAAGAGAAATACGAGACCGAGACGGAAGGCAATGCCTATCGCATCCGCATCGGCGATCCGGACGTCTATATCGAGAACGGCGAGCATGTCTACGAGCTGCGCTACCGCGTCTCCAACCAAGTCCGTTACTTCGAGTCCTATGACGAGGTTTATTGGAACGCGACCGGCAGTTATTGGGCGTTTCCTATCGCCCAAGCACGCGCCGTCATTCAACTCCCGCCTGGCGCCGTCGTCACCCAGAGCGCCGCCTATACCGGCAAGGCTGGCGAAGCCGGCAGCGCATTCAGATATGAGGCGCAAGGGGATCGCCACATCTTCGAAACCACACGGCCACTGCAACCGGGCGAGGGGCTCACCGTCGCGGTTGGGTTCGAGAAGGGCTTGATCGATCCACCGTCCGCTGCCGATCAAGGCGCGCTCTGGTGGCAACGCAACGGCGCGTTGGCGATCCTCGCCACTTCGCTGGGCGGTTTGTTCCTCTTCCTCTATCGCAGCTGGGACCGCGTCGGGCGCGATCCGGCGAAGAGCCCCGTCTTTCCGCGCTACGAGGCCCCGCGCGGGCTTTCACCTGCCGCGGTGCACCGCATCTATCACCGCGCGCTCAGCGACAATCGTGCGCTCATCGCGACGCTCATGAATCTCGCCATCAAGGGCCGTCTCACTATCGACGCATCAGAGAAGAAGGAAACGCATCTCGCACGCGTGCCGGCCGCGCCGGATTCCCACGACATCCCGGAGGAAGACTTGGCTCTCGAACGCGCCATCTTCGGCGGCGACGATACGAGAACGCTTGGTGGCCAGTATGATTCTAGCTTCACCGCCGCCTATGCGGCATTCAAGGAAAAGCTTGGTCGAAAATACGGTAGTACGTATTTTCGCTGGAACGTCGGCTACACGATGGTTGCGCTCGTGGTGTCGGTGATCGCGTTCGCGATTGCCGCCACGCAAGTCGTCAATTGGACGCTCTGGCACACGCTCGCCATCGTCGCACTCGCAGCACTCAACATGGTCTTCCTGTACTTGATGCCGGCGCCGACCGTGAAGGGGCAAGAGGTGCGCACCGAGATCGAAGGCTTCCGCCTTTACATGCAAACGGCCGAGAAGCTGCAACTCAACGCCGCCACGCCCGGCAGCCAACAGCCGCCGATGATGACCAAGGAACGCTACGAGCGCTTTTTGCCATACGCCGTTGCGCTTGGCGTCGAAGCTCCGTGGACGAAGTATTTTGAGCACGTGCTGCCGCAAGAGGCGGGGCGCTATAACCCGGGCTGGAGTAGCGGCCAGTTCACCGGTTCGCGTGCATTGGGGGCCGTCTCTGGTGCCCTTATCGCCAATATGAATTCCGGCGTTGTCAGCGCCATGCCGCAAAGCTCTGGATCGTCTGGCTCCGGTGGCGGGGGCTCGTCCGGCGGCGGCGGAGGCGGCGGCGGAGGCGGTGGTTGGTGA